Genomic DNA from Niabella ginsenosidivorans:
TCTGCATTCTTCCGTTTCCGTAACGTTACACTCATAATATTTTGGTTTCCTTTTAGTGGATTTTCATTGCTAAGGTATGAAAAATACAAATACAATGTTCCATACGCGGAACACAGGCGGAACAAAATTTAGTCAAATCAAAGTATTTTGAAAGGAAACGAAAATCTGTAAATCGGCTGTAATGCGTATCAGTATTGCGTTTTCAGGCATAAAAAAACCACCTTAAAAAGGTGGTGTGGTGCCCAGAACAGGAATCGAACCTGCACTCCGTTGCCGAAACCAGATTTTGAGTCTAGCGCGTCTACCAATTCCGCCATCTGGGCAAATGCTTTAAATGATTATTGAACCATCAAAGCTATGTTTAAGAACTCTGCCTTTGGGCGTCTGCCACCCCGGTAACTATCGGGACCGCCGTCCGGTCAATTTGGGCTGCAATATTACAAAGTTTCAGATGAAAATAGAGAATTCCACAGTTTATTTTTTCTAATGGAAGCTTATTACTTGCAGCAACTCTTTTTGGGAATGAAGACCGCTTTTAGTACAGACAATATTTTACGAAGGACTTTCATGATGATGATATCTAAAATTACAATTAAATTGCTGCTTTGTTGAGAAAAGCTCGTTTTTATGAAAATCTTCAGGATCGGCCTTATCAGAGAAGGAAAAATTCCACAGGATAGCAGAGTGGCGCTGACTCCCGCACAATGCAAATGGCTGTTAGCACAGCGTTCAGATATTGCTTTTGCAATACAGCCTTCTGCCACACGCTGTTATAAGAACGAAGAATATGAACGTATGGGCATTCCGCTGACCGAAGATCTTTCAGATTGCGATATCCTCTTAGGTATTAAAGAAGTACCTGTTAAAGACCTTATTACCAATAAAACCTATCTGTTCTTTTCCCATACCAAAAAAAAACAACCACATAATCAAAAGCTTCTGCAAACCATTCTTGAAAAAAAGATAACACTGATCGACTACGAATGCCTGGAGCATGAAGACGGGCAGCGCATTATCGGGTTTGGCTTTTTTGCCGGGATTGTGGGAGCACATAACGGGTTAATGGCATATGGAAACCGTACAGGGCTGTTTCACCTGGACCGCGTATATAAGCAAAAGGATTACAGGAACCTGATCCACACGTATTTTGGGTTACGGCTGCCCAATCTTAAAATTGCTGTTACCGGCAGTGGCCGCGTGGCGCAGGGATTGCTGGAGGTCATGAACCTGGTTGGTGTGCATGAGGTGGAGCCGGATGAATACCTGGCCCGGCGTTTCAATTACCCGGTTTATACACAGCTGAAAAGTATGGATCTCTATGAGCGGAAAGATAACGGAAAATATAACCGTCAGGATTTCCATGAAACCCCAGGAAGTTATAAAAACAAATTCATGCCGTATACCCGGCAAACGGATATTCTGCTGAATGGGGTTTACTGGTCAGAAGGAGTGCCCCGGTTATTTGAACCGGAAGCAATCAGCGATGACCGGTTTATTATTGAAACGATTGCCGATGTTGCTGACGATGAGAACGGGTCAGTGCCCATTAATAAACGGACGCAGACAATTGAAGACCCGGTATATGGTGTAGACCGGTACACGCTGGAAATTACGGCGCCTTACCTGAAGAGCTCAATTGATATTATGGCGGTGGGCAATCTTCCGAATGAATTGCCCAGGGATGCCAGCCGCTATTTTGGAGAACAACTGATAAAATTTGTTTTCGATGACCTGCTGGGAAAGGGAAGTGAAACGCTGCAACGCGCCACTATTGCTGAAAACGGGAAGTTAGGGAAGCATTTTTCCTACCTGGCAGATTATGCAGCTCAAAAGCCGGAACAATCCTGAGCCCTGTTCAATTGTAGTTGCGCAATCGTTTTCATTACTGCTTTTTTTACGGAAACTTATTTTAATTTTGAAGGAAGCAGGGATAAAGGGGATTGCTGCTTTATTCTTCCTGAGAGATGATCATTTTTTGTAAACCAACAAGATTGTTTTGTATGCACATCGGATTGTTGAAATCCTTTAACCCGGCTCACTTTTTTAACCTGTATGTTTTATGGCGCAACAACAGGATGATATAATTGTAGAACGGTTGAAAAATAATGATGTTACGGCTTTTGACGAGCTGTACCTGAAGTATTTTAAGTTGCTTTGCGCAAGCGCCTATTTTTTTATAAAAGATGAAGGAGATGCCAAGGACCTGGTGCAGAATTTTTTCCTGGATATATGGGAGAAAAGATTGTTTGAACATTTTCATAAAGATGTAAAAGGATACCTGTTCCTGTCTGTTAAGAACCGCTGCCTGAATTTTATAAAAAGCCGTAAAGTAAAAGAACGGAGAAGCGATGCTTTCAGAGTGACACAGGAGATACAGACAGCGGGTACCGAAGAAGAAGCCGACCATCCACAAAGCAATGAGCGATTGCTGGATTTGCTGTCTGATATGAAAGGGCAGAAAAAAGCCGCGCTTACAATGGTCTATTTCAACGGCAAAAAATACCGGGAGGCAGCTAATGAAATGGGCATCGGCATTAATTCTCTCAAAACCCATTTGAAAAGTGCGTTAAAAATGTTAAGAATAGGCATGATGGACAAAAAAAATTAACCCTGTTTTCTGTTTTGTTGTATTTATACTGTAATGGCGATCGACTATAATAAAATATTTATGCTGTATTTAGAAAGCGTGGCAGGAACCATCAGCCCGGAAGATACCGCTTTTTTAAAACAGCAACTGGCCGCTGATATGCTGGCTAAAAAATTCTGGGAGCAGTTGGAGCAGGAGGGAAACATCATGGCATTACCTGTTTTTATTAACAGCATCAACCCTCAAAACGAACAGAAAAGTTTAAAAGAAATGATGGCCGCCCGTCTGCAGAAAAGAACAACGCGGTACAGGCGCATTCAAAGAATGGTTGCCACCGCTGCAGCCATTATGGTGCTTTTCGCCGCTGCATGGTTTTTCATGGCTAAGAACAAAAAGGTTACAGATACACAAACCATCGCTTCGCTCGTTCGTGAGAACAGGAGCTCGGTCAGTCTGAAGCTCGGCTCCGGGGAAACGGTTGATTTAAAAAGCCAGGCAGACAGAAAGATAGCGGTTGGGAACACGATACTGGATATGGATCCGAAAAGTCTTCATTTCAGTTCCGCCGATACATCTGTTAACCTCTTAACCATCCCACAGGGAGAAAATTACACCCTTACCTTATCAGATGGTACGGTGGTCACATTGAACGCGGAAACAAAGTTGAAATTTCCTTTCCGTTTCGGAGCCGCTACCCGGGATGTTTACCTGGACGGGGAAGCCTATTTTAAAGTGGCGAAAGACAGCAAACATCCTTTTATTGTACATACACCTCTTACAAAAGTAGAGGTGGCAGGAACCGAGTTCAATATCAATACCTATGCAAAAAGTACCGTGTCAACAGTGCTGGTAGAAGGAAAAGTGCTTACAGAAGCGCCGGGCGGCGGACCACGTATTCCCCTGCAGCCCGGTCATGCAGCCATCTACAATGTGCAAAAAGGATTTAATGTGGAAGCAATAGATACAGACGATGTTGTTGCATGGACCAGGGGCGTTTATTATTTCCATGACCTGCCCTTTTATGAGCTGGCAGAAAAAATGACACGTGTTTACGGTGTTCCTGTTAAGGCAGATAATCCTGCTTTGGCCGGCAGATCAGTATCCGGTATAATGGACAGGAACAACCTGCCGGAATTGCTGCAGGATTTAAAAGCTACAGTTGGGATTGATTTTTACTATACCGGCAAGGTCCTTCATATTCAATAACCGGTCAGCGTTGATAATGACAGGCGCTGTAAAATGATAATAAACAATAATGATAGGAGGTTACTCCGGGTTTTCCATTTGTAAAAACAAAATCATCCGAAAGTTCGGATGAGGCAATGACAATTATTCTTACGGGCCACCCTGCCCCGAATGTTCGGGGTGTTTCAGGGTCCAGGGGAGCGATAGATAGATGCCGAAACAATTCCGAACTATCGGAACGGCATGACAATAAGAAGGATTGATGTTCAAAACAATAACACATCTGTCATTGGCAGGCCCAAATAACCGCAGTCAGGTTCTTTAAGATGACAAATTATTTTGTGCCGTCACCCTGCGAAGCGCAGCATAGTCGAAAGGTCTCTCAAATTGAGGAGATTCCTCCGCTCATTCCGCTCCGCTCCATTCAGTTGGAAGGACGTTCTTTATATAGGCTACAATTTAGAGCACTTGTCATTAACAGGCAACCATAAAAACATTGCATTTAAGTTCATCCGGATGACAAGTTTTTTTAATCGTCATCCCGGGCGCAGCCGGGGGATCTCTGTATTCTCAGAGAGATTCCTCCGCTCATTCCGCTCTGCTCCATTCCTCCATTCGGAATGACGTTCCTTATGTAGATTCATTTCCAACAACTTACAACACTTGTTATTAACAGCCTGAAGAAGAGTGATTTTATAACCGGATCATGGTTCGTCAGGTTCAGCAAACTTTTCTGCAATAAATGCATAATACAGGTATTTCTGTGCAGATCTGTGTAGTGTGTGTGAAGCGGCATGCACAAAATTCCCCCAATATTATATACTGCTTTTTGCCCTGAGCTTCACCCGGTTTTTTGAAAAGTTGTTATTAAACAATAATGCTTCTTTTCAAAAAATTAAACGAATGCAAATGATTCGATTGATGCTGGGAATGCTGGCGGTAATTGCTGTAACTGCATGCAGCAAAGCATCCCATCTCCCTGCAGACTCTTCAAAAAAGAAAACCGCCCATACCTGGTATATAGCTGAAAACGGAAATGATGAGGCAGCAGGAAACCAAAATGCGCCCTGGAGGAGCATCAATACAGCGCTTGGCAGGATTAGTGGAGGAGATACGATATTCGTAAGGGCCGGGGTTTATTATGAAAAAATAAACTTTCCACGCTCCGGTACACCGGAGCATCCTGTGGTGCTGAAGGCATATCCCGGAGAACGGCCTATGCTTGATGGAACAAACAGAATCGTAAGCGGGTGGGAAGCCCTGGTTACCCTCACCAATGCACAGTATATCATTATGGATGGTTTTGATATCTGCAATTTTACCACTGGCGTTAAAGGCGCAGATCCGGAAGGAATTGCTGTAAACGGTAACT
This window encodes:
- a CDS encoding FecR family protein, translated to MLYLESVAGTISPEDTAFLKQQLAADMLAKKFWEQLEQEGNIMALPVFINSINPQNEQKSLKEMMAARLQKRTTRYRRIQRMVATAAAIMVLFAAAWFFMAKNKKVTDTQTIASLVRENRSSVSLKLGSGETVDLKSQADRKIAVGNTILDMDPKSLHFSSADTSVNLLTIPQGENYTLTLSDGTVVTLNAETKLKFPFRFGAATRDVYLDGEAYFKVAKDSKHPFIVHTPLTKVEVAGTEFNINTYAKSTVSTVLVEGKVLTEAPGGGPRIPLQPGHAAIYNVQKGFNVEAIDTDDVVAWTRGVYYFHDLPFYELAEKMTRVYGVPVKADNPALAGRSVSGIMDRNNLPELLQDLKATVGIDFYYTGKVLHIQ
- a CDS encoding RNA polymerase sigma factor, translated to MAQQQDDIIVERLKNNDVTAFDELYLKYFKLLCASAYFFIKDEGDAKDLVQNFFLDIWEKRLFEHFHKDVKGYLFLSVKNRCLNFIKSRKVKERRSDAFRVTQEIQTAGTEEEADHPQSNERLLDLLSDMKGQKKAALTMVYFNGKKYREAANEMGIGINSLKTHLKSALKMLRIGMMDKKN
- a CDS encoding NAD(P)-dependent oxidoreductase → MKIFRIGLIREGKIPQDSRVALTPAQCKWLLAQRSDIAFAIQPSATRCYKNEEYERMGIPLTEDLSDCDILLGIKEVPVKDLITNKTYLFFSHTKKKQPHNQKLLQTILEKKITLIDYECLEHEDGQRIIGFGFFAGIVGAHNGLMAYGNRTGLFHLDRVYKQKDYRNLIHTYFGLRLPNLKIAVTGSGRVAQGLLEVMNLVGVHEVEPDEYLARRFNYPVYTQLKSMDLYERKDNGKYNRQDFHETPGSYKNKFMPYTRQTDILLNGVYWSEGVPRLFEPEAISDDRFIIETIADVADDENGSVPINKRTQTIEDPVYGVDRYTLEITAPYLKSSIDIMAVGNLPNELPRDASRYFGEQLIKFVFDDLLGKGSETLQRATIAENGKLGKHFSYLADYAAQKPEQS